Proteins from one Puntigrus tetrazona isolate hp1 chromosome 10, ASM1883169v1, whole genome shotgun sequence genomic window:
- the smyd4 gene encoding SET and MYND domain-containing protein 4 isoform X2 gives MDLPCSEWVRLVEQKWTEMKTEGTERFCLLTDTDAIFSYGLSLICPEDLNRFSGISEKYSVKKSPERVSEFRQQGNLSFKVKDYTAAALYYSKGVCHAGKNTEELSLCYANRSAALFYKGLYKECLKDILRSLEAGYPSHLHDKLRARQSACLNQLKKLERSNQPNTNHPTPSCQKSRKNKTCISPGVSVYFSPEKGRHILTTENKQAGEVVLEDEAFCCVLIPEKKNNTMTEKAGKMFNTEDRHCHHCLSQSLSFVPCPNCSYARYCGESCQKDAWESWHQWECPIGADLLAIGVLGHLALRVTLKAGQNEVKTVEKSTSQEDRVTCSSYKSDLPVKLSLGDPCRERSDHTDCYHGDSYTGIYSLLPHVAQHSPSSRFLLAVTMALLYKRLQGGPLPDMWASSGDEGERGPWQPEMSMLGTTALRHMMQLRCNAQAVTAVMVEEESGVAVQSSNEIRIATAIFPVLSLLNHSCSPNTSISFTTGRHFVRSECDVDRPETSRGGVTVTVRASKDLTPGQEILHCYGPHCSRMEATERQRLLLEQYYFHCDCQACQRDLTEGSQNATENAAPGLKCAKCGKPLQSHMDRYMCSWPSCGHQISSADVQNKLKGFRCLLDEAFHLIERDRFDEALKILKSATSQANSILTETHPLQGELADATARVYATTGEWILAASHLKRSIVAIQAQFGEDSIELGQQLFKLAQLYFNGGDCGAALSVIPRVHKLLSLHCGPHSEEVQELQEMERCLQGLL, from the exons ATGGATCTGCCTTGTAGCGAGTGGGTTCGGCTTGTCGAGCAGAAATGGACGGAAATGAAAACTGAAGGAACTGAGCGCTTTTGCCTACTTACGGATACAGATGCCATATTCAGCTACGGGCTGTCGTTGATATG CCCAGAAGATCTCAACAGGTTTTCCGGAATCTCCGAGAAGTACTCCGTGAAAAAGTCTCCCGAGAGGGTATCTGAGTTTAGACAGCAGGGTAACCTCAGCTTCAAAGTCAAGGATTATACAGCTGCAGCACTGTATTACTCAAAG GGTGTTTGCCATGCTGGCAAGAATACAGAAGAGCTATCATTGTGCTATGCTAACCGTTCTGCTGCCCTCTTTTACAAAGGCCTCTAtaaa gaATGCCTTAAGGATATCCTGCGCTCTTTGGAGGCCGGTTACCCAAGTCACCTGCATGACAAACTGAGAGCTAGACAGAGCGCTTGCCTAAACCAGCTTAAAAAACTTGAAAGATCTAACCAGCCAAACACAAACCATCCAACACCATCGTGCCAGAAAAGTAGAAAGAATAAAACTTGTATTTCACCTGGTGTGTCTGTATACTTCAGCCCAGAGAAAGGTCGTCACATATTAactactgaaaataaacaagctgGTGAGGTCGTTCTGGAGGATGAGGCCTTCTGCTGCGTACTtatacctgaaaaaaaaaacaatacaatgacCGAAAAGGCAGGAAAGATGTTTAATACTGAAGATCGACACTGTCACCACTGCCTGAGCCAATCACTGAGCTTTGTGCCCTGTCCAAATTGCAGTTACGCTCGATATTGTGGAGAGAGTTGTCAAAAAGATGCTTGGGAGAGCTGGCACCAATGGGAGTGTCCAATTGGAGCAGATCTGCTGGCCATTGGGGTTTTAGGTCATCTTGCACTAAGAGTGACCCTAAAAGCCGGACAAAATGAGGTTAAAACGGTGGAAAAAAGCACTTCACAAGAAGACCGTGTTACATGTAGCTCTTATAAAAGTGATTTGCCAGTCAAATTGAGTCTTGGAGATCCCTGTAGAGAACGTTCAGACCACACTGACTGCTATCATGGCGACTCGTACACGGGCATCTACAGCCTTTTACCGCATGTGGCACAACACTCACCCAGCTCACGCTTTTTACTGGCAGTCACCATGGCACTGCTTTATAAGAGACTGCAAGGTGGACCCCTGCCAGACATGTGGGCATCTTCCGGGGATGAAGGAGAACGTGGACCATGGCAGCCTGAGATGAGCATgctgggaaccactgctctgaGGCACATGATGCAGCTCAGATGTAATGCTCAAGCAGTCACTGCTGTTATGGTCGAAG AAGAAAGTGGCGTGGCTGTTCAGTCCAGTAACGAAATCCGCATTGCCACAGCAATTTTTCCTGTTCTCAGCCTGCTTAACCACTCCTGCAGTCCAAACACAAGCATCTCCTTCACCACAGGCCGTCATTTCGTCCGTTCTGAATGTGACGTTGACCGTCCGGAAACCTCTCGCGGGGGTGTGACGGTCACTGTACGTGCTTCAAAAGATCTTACACCAGGACAGGAGATTCTGCACTGTTATG GTCCTCACTGTAGCAGAATGGAGGCGACGGAGCGCCAgcgcctcctgctggagcagtaCTATTTCCACTGTGACTGTCAAGCCTGTCAGAGAGACCTAACAGAAGGAAGCCAGAATGCAACAGAAAACGCAGCACCAGGGCTGAAGTGTGCGAAATGTGGAAAGCCTCTTCAG TCCCACATGGATAGGTACATGTGCTCGTGGCCGTCCTGTGGTCATCAGATCTCCAGTGCTGATGTGCAAAACAAACTAAAGGGTTTCCGGTGTCTCTTGGATGAAGCCTTTCATCTCATTGAGCGAGACAGATTTG ACGAAGCCCTAAAAATCCTAAAATCAGCTACTTCTCAGGCAAATAGCATCCTAACAGAGACTCACCCTCTTCAAGGAGAGCTAGCAGATGCAACAGCTCGTGTGTACGCCACCACAG gtgAGTGGATTCTGGCTGCGTCCCATCTGAAGCGTAGCATTGTTGCCATTCAGGCCCAATTTGGAGAGGACAGCATTGAGCTGGGACAGCAGCTTTTTAAACTAGCACAGCTGTATTTTAATGG GGGAGACTGCGGGGCGGCTCTCTCTGTGATTCCCAGGGTCCATAAGCTCCTCTCTCTCCACTGTGGCCCTCACTCTGAAGAAGTGCAGGAACTGCAGGAAATGGAGCGTTGTCTGCAAGGACTGCTGTGA
- the smyd4 gene encoding SET and MYND domain-containing protein 4 isoform X1, with translation MDLPCSEWVRLVEQKWTEMKTEGTERFCLLTDTDAIFSYGLSLICPEDLNRFSGISEKYSVKKSPERVSEFRQQGNLSFKVKDYTAAALYYSKGVCHAGKNTEELSLCYANRSAALFYKGLYKECLKDILRSLEAGYPSHLHDKLRARQSACLNQLKKLERSNQPNTNHPTPSCQKSRKNKTCISPGVSVYFSPEKGRHILTTENKQAGEVVLEDEAFCCVLIPEKKNNTMTEKAGKMFNTEDRHCHHCLSQSLSFVPCPNCSYARYCGESCQKDAWESWHQWECPIGADLLAIGVLGHLALRVTLKAGQNEVKTVEKSTSQEDRVTCSSYKSDLPVKLSLGDPCRERSDHTDCYHGDSYTGIYSLLPHVAQHSPSSRFLLAVTMALLYKRLQGGPLPDMWASSGDEGERGPWQPEMSMLGTTALRHMMQLRCNAQAVTAVMVEEESGVAVQSSNEIRIATAIFPVLSLLNHSCSPNTSISFTTGRHFVRSECDVDRPETSRGGVTVTVRASKDLTPGQEILHCYGPHCSRMEATERQRLLLEQYYFHCDCQACQRDLTEGSQNATENAAPGLKCAKCGKPLQVNICRKAQPVLRCVCLDVCCTFQSHMDRYMCSWPSCGHQISSADVQNKLKGFRCLLDEAFHLIERDRFDEALKILKSATSQANSILTETHPLQGELADATARVYATTGEWILAASHLKRSIVAIQAQFGEDSIELGQQLFKLAQLYFNGGDCGAALSVIPRVHKLLSLHCGPHSEEVQELQEMERCLQGLL, from the exons ATGGATCTGCCTTGTAGCGAGTGGGTTCGGCTTGTCGAGCAGAAATGGACGGAAATGAAAACTGAAGGAACTGAGCGCTTTTGCCTACTTACGGATACAGATGCCATATTCAGCTACGGGCTGTCGTTGATATG CCCAGAAGATCTCAACAGGTTTTCCGGAATCTCCGAGAAGTACTCCGTGAAAAAGTCTCCCGAGAGGGTATCTGAGTTTAGACAGCAGGGTAACCTCAGCTTCAAAGTCAAGGATTATACAGCTGCAGCACTGTATTACTCAAAG GGTGTTTGCCATGCTGGCAAGAATACAGAAGAGCTATCATTGTGCTATGCTAACCGTTCTGCTGCCCTCTTTTACAAAGGCCTCTAtaaa gaATGCCTTAAGGATATCCTGCGCTCTTTGGAGGCCGGTTACCCAAGTCACCTGCATGACAAACTGAGAGCTAGACAGAGCGCTTGCCTAAACCAGCTTAAAAAACTTGAAAGATCTAACCAGCCAAACACAAACCATCCAACACCATCGTGCCAGAAAAGTAGAAAGAATAAAACTTGTATTTCACCTGGTGTGTCTGTATACTTCAGCCCAGAGAAAGGTCGTCACATATTAactactgaaaataaacaagctgGTGAGGTCGTTCTGGAGGATGAGGCCTTCTGCTGCGTACTtatacctgaaaaaaaaaacaatacaatgacCGAAAAGGCAGGAAAGATGTTTAATACTGAAGATCGACACTGTCACCACTGCCTGAGCCAATCACTGAGCTTTGTGCCCTGTCCAAATTGCAGTTACGCTCGATATTGTGGAGAGAGTTGTCAAAAAGATGCTTGGGAGAGCTGGCACCAATGGGAGTGTCCAATTGGAGCAGATCTGCTGGCCATTGGGGTTTTAGGTCATCTTGCACTAAGAGTGACCCTAAAAGCCGGACAAAATGAGGTTAAAACGGTGGAAAAAAGCACTTCACAAGAAGACCGTGTTACATGTAGCTCTTATAAAAGTGATTTGCCAGTCAAATTGAGTCTTGGAGATCCCTGTAGAGAACGTTCAGACCACACTGACTGCTATCATGGCGACTCGTACACGGGCATCTACAGCCTTTTACCGCATGTGGCACAACACTCACCCAGCTCACGCTTTTTACTGGCAGTCACCATGGCACTGCTTTATAAGAGACTGCAAGGTGGACCCCTGCCAGACATGTGGGCATCTTCCGGGGATGAAGGAGAACGTGGACCATGGCAGCCTGAGATGAGCATgctgggaaccactgctctgaGGCACATGATGCAGCTCAGATGTAATGCTCAAGCAGTCACTGCTGTTATGGTCGAAG AAGAAAGTGGCGTGGCTGTTCAGTCCAGTAACGAAATCCGCATTGCCACAGCAATTTTTCCTGTTCTCAGCCTGCTTAACCACTCCTGCAGTCCAAACACAAGCATCTCCTTCACCACAGGCCGTCATTTCGTCCGTTCTGAATGTGACGTTGACCGTCCGGAAACCTCTCGCGGGGGTGTGACGGTCACTGTACGTGCTTCAAAAGATCTTACACCAGGACAGGAGATTCTGCACTGTTATG GTCCTCACTGTAGCAGAATGGAGGCGACGGAGCGCCAgcgcctcctgctggagcagtaCTATTTCCACTGTGACTGTCAAGCCTGTCAGAGAGACCTAACAGAAGGAAGCCAGAATGCAACAGAAAACGCAGCACCAGGGCTGAAGTGTGCGAAATGTGGAAAGCCTCTTCAGGTAAACATTTGCAGAAAAGCTCAACCGGTGCTTCGCTGTGTGTGTCTTGATGTATGCTGTACATTTCAGTCCCACATGGATAGGTACATGTGCTCGTGGCCGTCCTGTGGTCATCAGATCTCCAGTGCTGATGTGCAAAACAAACTAAAGGGTTTCCGGTGTCTCTTGGATGAAGCCTTTCATCTCATTGAGCGAGACAGATTTG ACGAAGCCCTAAAAATCCTAAAATCAGCTACTTCTCAGGCAAATAGCATCCTAACAGAGACTCACCCTCTTCAAGGAGAGCTAGCAGATGCAACAGCTCGTGTGTACGCCACCACAG gtgAGTGGATTCTGGCTGCGTCCCATCTGAAGCGTAGCATTGTTGCCATTCAGGCCCAATTTGGAGAGGACAGCATTGAGCTGGGACAGCAGCTTTTTAAACTAGCACAGCTGTATTTTAATGG GGGAGACTGCGGGGCGGCTCTCTCTGTGATTCCCAGGGTCCATAAGCTCCTCTCTCTCCACTGTGGCCCTCACTCTGAAGAAGTGCAGGAACTGCAGGAAATGGAGCGTTGTCTGCAAGGACTGCTGTGA